Proteins found in one Oribacterium sp. oral taxon 102 genomic segment:
- a CDS encoding [citrate (pro-3S)-lyase] ligase, producing the protein MSEYRITAVSEKDHYTNEEVDRLLRREQLRRDRNLDYTCAMLDEEGQVIATGSLFRNTLRCLAVDSTHQGEALMNDVVSHLIEEQYRRGNYHLFLYTKCSASRFFGSLGFYEIIRVPEQLVFMENRPSGFRNYLAGLRSETKTQLIERGIDCARFLPIPRCCEEGQDCGGSAAMPRISAIVMNANPFTRGHRYLIEKALAESELLHLFLVSEDSSLIPYAVRKKLVLEGCSDLRNIVFHDSGSYIISSATFPAYFQKDQESVIRSQASLDLRIFTEISPLLGIRTRYVGTEPSSFVTGLYNELMQTALPEAGIACRVLPRLMHEGVPVSASTVRTLLREGDFERLRPLVPESTYRFFRSEEAESVLRQLREVRKVTHY; encoded by the coding sequence ATGTCAGAATATCGTATCACCGCCGTTTCTGAAAAGGATCATTATACAAATGAAGAGGTCGACCGCCTTCTCCGCCGGGAGCAGCTCCGCCGCGACCGAAATCTCGACTATACCTGTGCCATGCTGGATGAGGAGGGACAGGTCATCGCGACAGGAAGCCTCTTTCGAAACACCCTCCGCTGTCTCGCGGTCGACAGCACGCATCAGGGCGAGGCGCTGATGAACGATGTCGTGAGCCATCTGATTGAGGAGCAGTACCGGAGAGGCAATTACCACCTTTTCCTCTATACGAAATGCAGCGCTTCCAGATTCTTCGGGAGTCTCGGCTTTTACGAGATCATCCGCGTTCCGGAGCAGCTGGTCTTCATGGAGAACAGACCCTCCGGCTTCCGGAATTATCTCGCCGGGCTCCGAAGTGAAACGAAGACACAGCTGATCGAGCGCGGCATAGACTGTGCACGTTTCCTCCCCATACCGCGCTGCTGTGAGGAAGGACAGGATTGCGGCGGCTCCGCCGCTATGCCAAGGATCAGTGCGATCGTGATGAACGCCAACCCCTTCACGAGGGGGCACCGCTATCTGATTGAGAAAGCGCTCGCGGAATCCGAGCTGCTCCATCTCTTTCTGGTCTCGGAGGACAGCAGTCTCATCCCCTATGCGGTTCGAAAGAAGCTCGTGCTGGAGGGCTGCAGTGATCTCCGGAACATCGTCTTCCATGACAGCGGCTCCTACATCATCAGCTCCGCCACCTTTCCGGCATACTTCCAGAAGGACCAGGAATCGGTGATACGGAGTCAGGCAAGTCTGGATCTCCGGATCTTCACCGAGATCTCCCCTCTTCTCGGCATCCGCACACGCTATGTCGGCACAGAGCCCAGCTCCTTCGTGACCGGACTCTACAACGAGCTCATGCAAACCGCCCTGCCGGAGGCAGGAATAGCCTGCCGTGTCCTCCCGCGGCTTATGCACGAGGGCGTCCCCGTTTCCGCCTCCACTGTCCGGACACTGCTCCGGGAAGGAGACTTCGAGCGGCTGCGTCCGCTCGTTCCCGAGAGCACCTATCGCTTCTTCCGCTCTGAAGAGGCAGAGTCCGTCCTCCGGCAGCTCCGCGAAGTGCGAAAGGTCACGCATTATTAG
- a CDS encoding triphosphoribosyl-dephospho-CoA synthase encodes MTEDKQHRQLRKAMQLRIHDALLGEVYTTPKPGLVDLHDNGAHRDMDVHTFERSTAAITPFLSRMFEQGYCARPYQEAGQPQDDCTEAERLFLSIRRTGIEAEQAMLRATGGVNTHKGMLFSMGIALAAYGNMLQVLPPAADGSSAAQEPSSSSCTHPLRAVPAESVLETAGRMTARILTAEFEQMQHSVPKTYGERLFRRFGERGIRGQAIEGFPILRYTALPAIRRYTAYALERTGGAALPPTLLNAVRLNTLLAVMAKLNDTNVLSRSNPETMLLLRQRAAKILAAGGAFREEGLSALSILNQECIRRNISPGGAADMLAVAILLHGLEQEIGDMEGDSNA; translated from the coding sequence ATGACAGAAGATAAACAGCACAGACAGCTGCGGAAAGCGATGCAGCTGCGCATCCACGATGCACTGCTGGGCGAGGTCTACACGACGCCCAAGCCGGGGCTCGTCGATCTCCACGACAACGGCGCGCATCGGGACATGGATGTCCACACCTTCGAACGAAGCACAGCGGCGATCACCCCCTTCCTCTCCCGGATGTTCGAGCAGGGATACTGCGCGCGCCCTTATCAGGAAGCAGGGCAGCCTCAGGACGACTGTACCGAAGCAGAGCGGCTCTTCCTCTCTATCCGCCGCACTGGCATCGAGGCGGAGCAGGCGATGCTCCGGGCAACCGGCGGTGTCAATACGCATAAGGGAATGCTCTTCAGCATGGGAATCGCGCTCGCCGCCTACGGCAACATGCTTCAGGTGCTGCCGCCCGCGGCAGACGGCTCTTCCGCCGCGCAGGAGCCTTCGTCTTCCTCCTGCACGCATCCTCTCCGCGCTGTGCCGGCAGAGTCTGTCCTCGAGACCGCAGGGCGCATGACAGCACGGATCCTCACTGCGGAATTCGAACAAATGCAGCATTCCGTTCCCAAAACCTACGGCGAACGGCTCTTCCGCCGCTTCGGGGAGAGAGGCATCCGCGGACAGGCGATTGAGGGCTTCCCGATCCTGCGCTATACTGCGCTTCCGGCGATCCGGCGCTATACCGCGTATGCACTGGAGCGCACCGGAGGCGCGGCGCTCCCTCCGACGCTCCTGAACGCTGTCCGCCTGAACACGCTTCTCGCTGTCATGGCGAAGCTAAACGATACGAATGTCCTGAGCCGGAGCAACCCGGAAACAATGCTCCTCCTTCGGCAGCGGGCAGCGAAAATCCTCGCAGCAGGCGGCGCATTCCGGGAGGAGGGGCTCTCCGCACTCTCTATTCTGAATCAGGAATGCATCCGGAGAAATATCAGTCCCGGCGGCGCGGCGGACATGCTCGCCGTCGCGATCCTTCTACATGGACTGGAGCAGGAAATCGGCGATATGGAAGGAGACTCAAATGCTTGA
- the efp gene encoding elongation factor P — MVSASDFRNGVTLEIEGQVVQIIEFQHVKPGKGAAFVRTKLKNVINGGVTERTFRPTEKFPPAHIDRVDMQYLYDDGEMYNFMNNESFEQIALSHEQIADSMKYVKENEICKVVSYQGNVFSVEPPLKVTLEVTHTEPGVKGNTTTGATKPATLETGAEIQVPLFVNIGDKVIVSTVDGEYVSRG, encoded by the coding sequence ATGGTTTCAGCAAGTGATTTCAGAAACGGCGTTACACTGGAAATCGAGGGACAGGTCGTACAGATCATCGAGTTCCAGCATGTTAAGCCGGGGAAGGGCGCCGCGTTCGTCAGGACGAAGCTTAAGAACGTCATCAACGGCGGCGTGACCGAGAGAACCTTCCGCCCGACCGAGAAGTTCCCGCCGGCACACATCGACCGTGTGGATATGCAGTATCTTTATGATGACGGCGAGATGTACAACTTTATGAACAATGAGAGCTTCGAGCAGATCGCGCTTTCCCATGAGCAGATCGCGGATTCCATGAAATATGTAAAGGAGAATGAGATCTGCAAGGTGGTTTCCTATCAGGGCAATGTGTTCTCTGTGGAGCCGCCGCTGAAGGTCACCCTCGAGGTTACCCACACCGAGCCGGGTGTGAAGGGGAATACCACTACCGGTGCGACGAAGCCGGCGACACTTGAGACCGGCGCAGAGATTCAGGTTCCTCTGTTCGTGAATATCGGAGACAAGGTCATCGTTTCCACGGTAGACGGCGAATATGTTTCCAGAGGGTAA
- a CDS encoding Asp23/Gls24 family envelope stress response protein, whose amino-acid sequence MAQNEERKSHVVYTKEEQGSVVIADEVVAIISGIAATEVEGVDSMDGGWSGEIISRMGIRDLAKGVKIEIEDYHVSVSLNLCVKYGYSIPEVSRNVQDRVSQAIENMTGLNVLDVNIRISGVATKDNE is encoded by the coding sequence ATGGCGCAGAACGAAGAGAGAAAGTCCCATGTAGTGTATACGAAGGAGGAGCAGGGCTCCGTTGTGATCGCGGACGAGGTCGTAGCGATCATATCCGGGATCGCGGCGACCGAGGTGGAGGGCGTCGATTCCATGGACGGCGGCTGGTCGGGAGAGATCATTTCCCGCATGGGGATACGGGATCTCGCGAAGGGCGTTAAGATCGAGATCGAGGACTACCATGTATCGGTGTCCCTGAACCTCTGCGTGAAGTATGGCTACTCGATTCCTGAGGTTTCCAGAAATGTGCAGGACAGGGTCAGCCAGGCGATTGAGAATATGACCGGGCTGAATGTGCTGGACGTCAATATCAGAATATCCGGAGTGGCAACGAAAGACAATGAATAA
- the rsmD gene encoding 16S rRNA (guanine(966)-N(2))-methyltransferase RsmD produces the protein MRVIAGTARRLTLKTLDSMDTRPTQDRIKETLFNMLQFDIPDVEFLDLFAGSGGIGIEALSRGARFAVFSDNNKAAAECIRENLRHTRLTERAELIQGDYMMALNRLRNRGHHFGIVFIDPPYGQGLERKALSLLHGMDYVSEDTLFIIEAALRDDFWDAEALGYEIIREKIYKSNKHVFLRQK, from the coding sequence ATGAGAGTAATTGCAGGGACGGCACGGCGGCTTACGTTGAAGACCTTGGATTCGATGGATACCCGCCCGACGCAGGATCGGATCAAGGAAACTCTTTTTAATATGCTGCAGTTTGACATTCCGGACGTGGAGTTTCTGGATCTTTTCGCCGGTTCCGGCGGTATCGGGATCGAGGCGCTGTCCAGAGGCGCACGCTTCGCGGTCTTCTCGGACAATAATAAGGCGGCAGCAGAATGCATACGGGAAAATCTGCGTCACACACGGCTTACGGAGCGGGCGGAGCTGATTCAGGGCGACTATATGATGGCGCTGAACCGGCTCCGGAACCGGGGACATCATTTCGGCATCGTTTTCATCGATCCGCCCTACGGGCAGGGGCTGGAGCGGAAGGCTCTCTCCCTCCTTCACGGCATGGATTATGTTTCGGAGGATACTCTTTTTATCATCGAGGCGGCGCTTCGGGATGATTTTTGGGATGCTGAAGCGCTGGGCTATGAGATCATCCGTGAAAAGATCTATAAGTCCAATAAGCATGTCTTCCTGAGACAGAAATAA
- the argS gene encoding arginine--tRNA ligase yields MTTLQNRIADAVRAAFSLAGYDEALGRVTVSNRPDLCEYQCNGAMAGAKRYHEKPMEIAVAVAEKLTGMELDGERIFSKAEAVMPGFLNLRLNPLVLDSHLNRMNFEEGLGLEPYGAAETIVVDYGGANVAKPLHVGHLRSAVIGEALKRMALRMGKKAIGDVHLGDWGLQMGLIIAELEERGRLGEQLTIAELEEIYPAASKKAKETDEEGRLLHPDFAEKAHAATRRLQGGDAECRRVWEQIMAVSVEDLRKNYDALDVHFDLWKGESDAQPYIPGLIQRLIEQGLAYESQGALVVDITEPTDAKELPPCMIRKSDGAALYATSDLGTILEREELLHPDRYIYIADSRQALHYTQFFRVAKKAGFVKPETDLTYIGFGTMNGKDGRPFKTREGGVLRLETLIRETNERVLERIRESRSDMPEAEARENARTIGLAALKYGDLSNQATKDYVFDLDKFTAFEGNTGPYILYTIVRISSILRKYAAAERLECGRMEDFVREHATDFRILPIAAKSGHSLQLQLGRYQDTMNTAWEELAPHKICTYIYETANFFNSFYHDVKILAEEDEVQKKSYLGTLLLAWKVLTDCIHTLGFSAPERM; encoded by the coding sequence TTGACGACATTACAGAATCGGATCGCGGATGCGGTTCGGGCCGCCTTTTCGCTGGCGGGCTATGATGAGGCGCTTGGCAGGGTGACGGTATCCAACCGTCCGGATCTCTGTGAATATCAGTGCAACGGCGCGATGGCGGGTGCGAAGCGGTATCACGAGAAACCGATGGAGATCGCCGTAGCGGTGGCAGAGAAGCTTACAGGCATGGAGCTTGACGGGGAGCGGATTTTCTCGAAGGCAGAGGCGGTTATGCCGGGCTTTCTGAACCTGCGTCTGAACCCGCTCGTACTGGACAGCCATCTGAATCGAATGAACTTCGAGGAGGGGCTGGGGCTTGAGCCCTACGGGGCTGCAGAGACCATCGTGGTGGACTACGGCGGCGCCAATGTAGCGAAGCCGCTGCATGTCGGGCATCTGCGTTCGGCGGTCATCGGCGAAGCACTGAAGAGAATGGCGCTTCGTATGGGTAAGAAAGCCATCGGAGACGTACACCTCGGAGACTGGGGCCTGCAGATGGGATTGATTATCGCGGAGCTGGAGGAGAGGGGAAGGCTCGGGGAGCAGCTCACGATCGCGGAGCTGGAGGAGATCTATCCGGCGGCATCGAAGAAGGCGAAGGAAACGGATGAGGAGGGACGGCTCCTGCATCCGGATTTCGCGGAGAAGGCGCATGCGGCGACGCGCCGGCTGCAGGGAGGAGACGCGGAATGCCGAAGAGTCTGGGAGCAGATCATGGCGGTGTCCGTGGAGGATCTCAGGAAAAATTATGATGCACTGGATGTACATTTCGACCTCTGGAAGGGGGAGAGCGATGCGCAGCCGTATATTCCGGGGCTGATACAGCGCCTGATTGAGCAGGGGCTCGCTTATGAGTCGCAGGGGGCGCTGGTCGTCGATATCACGGAGCCGACAGACGCGAAGGAGCTGCCGCCGTGCATGATCCGGAAGTCGGACGGCGCGGCACTCTACGCGACCTCCGATCTGGGCACGATACTGGAGAGAGAGGAGCTGCTTCATCCGGATCGTTATATCTATATTGCGGACAGCCGGCAGGCGCTGCACTACACGCAGTTTTTCCGCGTGGCGAAGAAGGCGGGCTTCGTAAAGCCGGAGACAGACCTCACCTACATCGGCTTCGGCACGATGAATGGAAAGGACGGCAGGCCGTTCAAGACCAGAGAGGGCGGCGTGCTCCGTCTCGAGACGCTGATTCGGGAGACAAATGAGAGAGTGCTGGAGCGGATCCGGGAATCACGTTCGGATATGCCGGAGGCAGAGGCGCGGGAGAATGCGAGGACCATCGGGCTTGCGGCGCTGAAATACGGCGATCTCTCCAATCAGGCGACGAAGGATTATGTTTTCGATCTGGACAAGTTCACTGCCTTCGAGGGAAATACCGGCCCGTACATTCTCTATACCATCGTCCGTATTTCCTCGATTCTCCGGAAGTATGCGGCGGCGGAGCGGCTCGAATGCGGCAGGATGGAGGATTTCGTGAGAGAACACGCGACCGACTTCCGGATTCTCCCGATCGCGGCGAAGAGCGGTCACAGCCTGCAGCTGCAGCTCGGCCGGTATCAGGACACGATGAATACAGCATGGGAGGAGCTTGCGCCGCACAAGATCTGTACTTATATTTATGAGACGGCGAATTTCTTCAATTCCTTCTACCATGATGTGAAGATTCTGGCGGAGGAGGACGAGGTGCAGAAGAAGAGCTATCTCGGCACGCTGCTCCTGGCATGGAAGGTTCTGACCGACTGTATTCATACGCTGGGCTTTTCGGCGCCGGAGCGGATGTAG
- a CDS encoding histidinol-phosphatase HisJ family protein: protein MLDYHVHSAYSDDSDYPMEAVVQDAIRRGIRELCFTDHVDYGVKRDWDDPRGIEYRRGDIGEPVQVANANVDYPRYVSELRTLQQKYRSEITLRLGLEFGMQVHTIPAYERLFTRYPFDFIIMSLHQIDDQEFWTQDYQRRKSQQEYNEGFYRETLRVIRRYKNYSVIGHLDSIVRYDLQGIYPFEKRKLLLSEILKTVIRDGKGIEVNTSSHRYGLPDLTPSRDILHLYRSLGGELLTIGSDSHKPAHLGAYLRETLEELWEMGYRRVYSFERMRPLPHEIAALLGR from the coding sequence ATGCTTGATTACCATGTCCACAGCGCATACAGCGACGATTCCGACTATCCGATGGAAGCCGTCGTGCAGGATGCGATCCGGCGCGGCATCCGCGAGCTCTGCTTCACGGATCATGTCGATTACGGCGTTAAGCGGGACTGGGATGATCCGCGCGGCATCGAATACCGACGGGGAGACATCGGAGAGCCTGTGCAGGTAGCGAATGCCAATGTCGACTATCCCCGCTATGTCTCGGAGCTTCGCACGCTGCAGCAGAAATATCGGTCGGAGATTACGCTCCGGCTGGGACTGGAGTTCGGAATGCAGGTTCACACGATCCCGGCATACGAACGGCTTTTCACCCGCTATCCCTTCGATTTTATCATCATGTCCCTGCACCAGATAGATGATCAGGAATTCTGGACGCAGGACTACCAGAGGAGGAAGAGCCAGCAGGAATATAATGAGGGCTTCTACCGGGAGACGCTCCGCGTCATCCGGCGATACAAAAACTACAGCGTAATCGGACATCTCGACTCTATCGTCCGCTATGATCTGCAGGGCATCTATCCCTTCGAGAAGCGGAAGCTCCTGCTCTCGGAAATTCTGAAAACCGTGATCCGGGACGGGAAGGGCATCGAGGTCAACACCTCAAGCCACCGCTACGGTCTTCCGGATCTGACCCCATCCCGCGATATCCTGCATCTCTACCGCTCGCTCGGCGGAGAGCTCCTGACGATCGGCAGCGACAGCCATAAGCCTGCCCACCTCGGCGCTTATCTGCGGGAGACGCTGGAGGAGCTTTGGGAAATGGGGTATCGGCGGGTCTACAGCTTCGAGCGGATGCGTCCGCTTCCGCATGAAATTGCGGCGCTTCTGGGACGCTGA
- the coaD gene encoding pantetheine-phosphate adenylyltransferase, which translates to MKIALYPGSFDPVTFGHLDIIVRGSKIVDKLVVGVLTNSAKSPLFSMEERVRMIKDLTKDMENVEVAAFDGLTVDYARRCGATIILRGLRAVTDFEYELQLAQTNKVIAADIDTIFLTTNLKYSYLSSSTVKEIASFGGDIHAFVPENVMEKMKDRWNR; encoded by the coding sequence ATGAAGATAGCTCTGTATCCGGGCTCTTTCGATCCGGTGACCTTCGGGCATCTGGATATTATCGTGAGAGGCTCGAAAATTGTCGATAAGCTTGTGGTCGGTGTCCTGACAAACAGTGCAAAAAGTCCGTTGTTTTCCATGGAAGAACGTGTTAGAATGATTAAGGATTTGACGAAAGACATGGAAAATGTAGAGGTCGCGGCTTTCGACGGGCTGACGGTGGACTATGCCAGACGCTGCGGTGCGACGATCATATTGAGAGGGCTGCGTGCAGTCACGGATTTTGAATATGAGTTGCAGCTGGCGCAGACGAACAAGGTGATCGCAGCGGATATCGATACGATCTTTTTGACGACGAATCTGAAATATTCTTATCTGAGCTCCAGTACGGTGAAGGAGATCGCCAGCTTTGGAGGAGATATCCATGCTTTTGTCCCTGAAAATGTGATGGAAAAAATGAAGGATCGATGGAACAGGTGA
- the nusB gene encoding transcription antitermination factor NusB produces MNKREERDHKFKLLFSAQFYPDGEIPEQLAHYFESPDYEDGDRLIRIEALSEEEERSLRTEVGKIVERLPELDRELDRAAEGWTTKRMSRTDLTVLRLALYELHYDEGVPEKVALNEAVEIAKKYGGAESGSFVNGVLARIVSPREDTAAEKTPRSRKGELTEMRQGGKKMHVLVNKKE; encoded by the coding sequence ATGAATAAGAGAGAAGAGAGAGACCACAAATTCAAGCTGCTGTTCTCCGCGCAGTTCTATCCGGACGGAGAGATTCCGGAGCAGCTCGCGCATTATTTCGAGTCTCCGGACTATGAGGACGGCGACCGGCTTATCCGCATTGAGGCGCTTTCCGAGGAGGAGGAGCGCAGTCTCAGGACAGAGGTGGGGAAGATCGTGGAACGGCTGCCGGAGCTCGACCGTGAGCTGGATAGGGCGGCAGAGGGCTGGACGACGAAGCGGATGTCCAGAACAGACCTCACTGTGCTGCGGCTCGCGCTCTATGAGCTGCACTATGATGAGGGAGTACCGGAGAAGGTCGCACTGAATGAGGCGGTTGAGATCGCGAAGAAGTACGGCGGCGCAGAGTCCGGCTCCTTCGTGAACGGCGTGCTCGCGCGTATCGTGAGCCCGAGAGAGGATACGGCAGCGGAGAAGACGCCGCGCAGTCGGAAGGGAGAGCTGACGGAGATGCGGCAGGGCGGCAAGAAGATGCACGTTCTGGTGAATAAAAAGGAATGA
- a CDS encoding vacuolar family H+-ATPase subunit H gives MSSRIEQLIGEIEDYIDSCKYQPLSNTKILVNKEEMEELLVELRLRVPEEIKKYQKIISQQEAILQDAKVQADGMLKDAKAQTEEMISDNEVMQQAYLRANELVQQAQAQADLIVNNAVADANNIRSNAIKYTDEMLASLETIVSHSMGEAQSRFNALLSSLQNSCDIITSNRRELSKSFVQQGENTAEGAAQEPVQ, from the coding sequence ATGAGTAGCAGAATAGAACAGTTGATCGGCGAGATTGAGGATTATATTGACAGCTGTAAGTATCAGCCGTTATCCAATACGAAGATTCTGGTAAATAAGGAAGAGATGGAAGAGCTTCTGGTCGAGCTGCGTCTTCGTGTGCCGGAGGAGATCAAGAAGTACCAGAAGATCATTTCCCAGCAGGAGGCGATCCTGCAGGACGCGAAGGTGCAGGCGGACGGGATGCTGAAGGATGCGAAGGCGCAGACGGAGGAGATGATCTCGGACAATGAGGTGATGCAGCAGGCGTACCTTCGCGCGAATGAGCTGGTGCAGCAGGCGCAGGCGCAGGCAGACCTGATCGTAAACAATGCGGTTGCGGACGCGAATAACATCCGCAGCAATGCCATCAAGTATACGGATGAGATGCTCGCGAGTCTGGAGACGATCGTGAGTCACAGCATGGGAGAGGCGCAGAGCCGCTTCAATGCCCTGCTGTCCTCCCTCCAGAATTCCTGCGATATCATCACGAGCAATCGGAGGGAGCTGTCGAAGTCCTTCGTGCAGCAGGGAGAGAATACTGCGGAGGGAGCTGCCCAGGAGCCTGTACAATAA
- the recG gene encoding ATP-dependent DNA helicase RecG has translation MGRAVRKGCCSSRAEERRGMRLTELRGIGEKTEKLFQKLGVKTVGELLCYFPNTYLSYEKPVPIATLEEGETAAVLGILERDAAVLPRNGRKMTTVTVRDDSGRLQLCWFNAPFLRSVLRAGTAFVFYGKLRRYRSSLTMNQPRIFRQEEYAEKAGRLEPVYGQTKGLGNGAIQRAVRQAVTLLGEEGAVRVSQEDFCLGRLLLDFVPESIRYNRRLLPIREAVRSIHFPDTMKQYQEARRRLSYDELFLFSAALLDRKRRTEDCPSDYRIERQPESCALLKHLPFRLTDGQAAALEEIRTDLASGYVMNRLLQGDVGSGKTILAFLAMLDTALSGFQAALMAPTELLARQHYDKLCALLLQHGLPLRAVLLTGGMSAGEKREVYQRIADGTVQLVVGTHALFQERTEYRQLALVVTDEQHRFGVLQRRELTEKGGRPHVLVMSATPIPRTLALLLYIDMQVSRITELPKNRLPIRNAVIQDQERQKAYRFLYGEIQRGRQAYLICPMIEKNDTIELRNVEEELPRLRAVFPKEVRIAGLHGRMKAEEKERVMAAFLRHEIDLLVSTTVVEVGVDVPNATVMLIENAERFGLAQLHQLRGRVGRSELQSYCIFLDEKNSKSSRERLSILAASNDGFHIAEEDLRLRGPGDLFGIRQSGELLFTMADVYQDRELLAQAAEDARYLFSKDAELRLPEHEPLRLRLAAYLEESGTL, from the coding sequence ATGGGCAGAGCAGTGCGTAAGGGCTGCTGCAGCAGCCGGGCTGAAGAGAGGAGAGGGATGCGCTTAACGGAGCTTCGGGGAATCGGAGAAAAAACGGAGAAGCTGTTTCAGAAGCTCGGTGTGAAAACGGTGGGAGAGCTGCTCTGTTATTTTCCGAATACCTATCTTTCCTATGAAAAGCCGGTTCCGATCGCGACGCTCGAAGAGGGAGAGACGGCGGCAGTGCTGGGGATACTCGAGCGGGATGCGGCGGTACTTCCCCGGAACGGACGGAAAATGACGACAGTCACCGTACGGGATGACAGCGGAAGGCTGCAGCTCTGCTGGTTCAATGCGCCCTTCCTCCGTTCTGTGCTGAGGGCGGGCACCGCCTTTGTGTTTTATGGAAAGCTTCGACGTTATCGGAGCAGCCTGACGATGAATCAGCCGCGGATCTTCCGGCAGGAGGAGTACGCGGAGAAGGCAGGCAGATTGGAGCCGGTCTACGGGCAGACGAAGGGGCTCGGAAACGGGGCGATACAGAGGGCGGTGCGGCAGGCAGTTACGCTCCTTGGCGAAGAAGGGGCAGTGCGGGTATCGCAGGAGGATTTTTGTCTCGGGCGGCTGCTCCTTGACTTCGTGCCGGAGAGCATACGGTATAACAGGCGGCTGCTCCCGATTCGGGAGGCAGTGCGAAGCATTCACTTTCCGGATACCATGAAACAGTATCAGGAGGCGCGGCGGCGGCTCTCCTACGATGAGCTCTTTCTCTTTTCGGCAGCGCTTCTGGACAGGAAGCGCCGTACGGAGGATTGCCCTTCGGATTACCGGATCGAACGGCAGCCGGAGAGCTGCGCGCTCCTTAAGCATCTGCCGTTCCGTCTTACGGACGGGCAGGCGGCAGCGCTGGAGGAGATCCGGACGGATCTCGCCTCCGGCTATGTGATGAATCGTCTTTTGCAGGGGGATGTGGGCTCCGGTAAGACCATCCTTGCCTTTCTCGCGATGCTGGATACAGCATTGTCCGGCTTTCAGGCGGCGCTGATGGCGCCGACGGAGCTTCTCGCCCGCCAGCATTATGATAAGCTCTGCGCGCTGCTTTTGCAGCACGGGCTTCCGCTCAGGGCTGTGCTTCTGACCGGCGGGATGAGCGCGGGGGAGAAGCGGGAAGTGTATCAGCGGATCGCGGATGGCACGGTGCAGCTCGTGGTCGGGACGCACGCGCTCTTTCAGGAAAGAACAGAGTACCGGCAGCTTGCTTTGGTTGTGACCGATGAGCAGCACCGCTTCGGTGTATTGCAGCGGAGGGAGCTAACGGAAAAGGGAGGCAGACCCCATGTCCTCGTAATGTCGGCGACGCCGATTCCGCGGACGCTGGCTCTGCTGCTCTATATCGATATGCAGGTGTCCCGGATCACAGAGCTTCCGAAGAATCGGCTCCCGATCCGGAACGCGGTGATTCAGGATCAGGAGCGGCAGAAAGCGTACCGCTTCCTCTACGGAGAGATCCAGAGGGGCAGACAGGCATATTTGATCTGTCCTATGATCGAAAAAAATGATACGATAGAGCTTCGGAATGTGGAGGAGGAGCTGCCGAGGTTACGCGCTGTCTTCCCGAAGGAGGTGCGGATCGCGGGACTTCACGGCAGGATGAAGGCGGAGGAAAAGGAGCGGGTCATGGCGGCGTTTCTCCGCCATGAGATCGACCTGCTGGTGTCCACGACGGTGGTGGAGGTCGGTGTGGACGTTCCGAATGCGACGGTGATGCTGATCGAAAATGCGGAGCGCTTCGGTCTGGCACAGCTGCATCAGCTTCGGGGGCGCGTTGGCAGATCGGAGCTTCAGAGCTACTGCATTTTTCTGGATGAGAAGAATTCAAAGAGCTCCAGAGAACGTCTTTCAATTCTTGCCGCGAGCAATGACGGCTTTCATATCGCAGAGGAGGATCTCCGGCTGAGAGGGCCGGGCGACCTCTTCGGTATCCGGCAGTCCGGAGAGCTGCTGTTTACGATGGCAGATGTGTATCAGGACAGGGAATTACTCGCGCAGGCGGCGGAGGATGCGCGCTATCTCTTCTCGAAGGACGCAGAGCTGCGGCTGCCGGAGCATGAACCGCTTCGGCTGCGGCTCGCCGCGTATCTTGAGGAAAGCGGGACGCTGTAG